From the genome of Sinanaerobacter sp. ZZT-01:
GATTGACACATTAATTGACGGACTGCATTCGCAGTTTCACATCAGTCCTCTCTTGCTGATTCCTCCAATTATCGTAATTGGAGCAATTGCAATGAAAGTACCTGCGATCCCCGGCATTACGCTCGGAATCATCTCAGGAGCAATAATGGCACCAATTTTTCAAGGAGGCACTGCCGATTTTGGTGCAATTCTTACCGTTGCAAGAAACGGTTATGTAAGCAGTACAGGAATTGAATCTCTCGATTCGCTGCTTTCTGCCGGTGGATTAATGAACATGATGAGCTCCATTTCTTTAACTTTGCTGGCAATGATGTTCGGCGGTATTATGGAAATGACAAAACAGCTCGAAGTGATTGTGGCGCAACTATTAAAGCTTGTTCATTCAGCATTTGGCCTTGTTGCATTAGTATTAGGAACCTGTATCTTAAGTAATGCTACTATGCCAGAACAATATATTTCCATCGTTTTGCCGGGCAGAATGTATGCACAGGCATTTAAAGAAAAAGGGCTTCACCCAAAAACACTTTCCAATGCGCTTGAATCTTCAGGTACCGTCACTTCCGCATTGATTCCATGGAATACCTGTGGTGTTTATATTACAACCGTATTAGGAGTCACTACCTCTCAATACTTTGGCTTTGCTATATTCAACTATATGATGCCGATTGTAACACTTCTTCTGGCTATTCCAAAAATTACAATCGCTTATATGACGGACGAAGAAAAAGCTGCGTCCGCTGCATAAAATACAACTACGATGCATAAAAAAACGGAAGAATTGGTATCACCAGTTCTTCCGTTTTTTTCTTAATCATATCGACCTTTATATTCTATTTTTGCTTGATCTGTATATTCTTTGACAAAAGTAGTTTTCCCTTCGGTATATGCATCTCGGTTGTATTCATATTTCTTCCAAAGCTTAAGTTTAATCGCTTCATATTTTTTTGCAACCTCCGAGTGGCTTAAAAGATAATCTCTGAAATACAACTCATCATGGTCTCCTATATTCCTTACATGCAGATGAAATACTCTTTCCGCAAATCCGTTTATCGTGTATCCCTTATTTAAAGATATTCGCTCACTGCTTTCAGACATGCAAAGATATCCATTGTCTGTAAGAATTTTACTGATACGGTCGATATCTGCATTTTGAACCTCTATTAAAATATCAATAATCGGCTTCGCCCAAATCGTATGCACTGCTGTGCTTCCAATGTGTGCAATACGTCTAATCTGACTCATGGGGAGTATCCGCTTCAATGTACATAGTTCCTCTGCGTACCATCTCATCCAAGAAGAGTTATGTTCTGTAAGGTAAATCGGAAACAACCTCCACAATTCTTCTATAGTCATCTCCGACAGCTGTTTTTTTGGGGGAGCCTTCTTTTGTGACGGTTGCCTTTCATTAGTCAACAAAGATGCTTCCTCCAATAAACTCACGTATAATGGAATGGTTCGCAATCATGGAGTCATTTTCGACTGTTTTAAAAAAGCGGAGTAATTGCAGAAGACGGCAAGCGACACTATACTCGACTTCTTCCGGAGCAATGGCTTTTAAAAGCGGTTCTGCATACTTTTTCAATACAGATAGTTCATAGATGTGTGCAGAGTTAAATAACACATCAGCTTCTCCATTAAAAGGAAAAATATTTTTATCTTCTCCTGCCCTCACTTTAGGCCAAAGCTTTATCGTATGCTGTGCAGAATAGCCTCGAAATTGTTTATCTCTGACAATGCGTCGAATCAATCTGGCATCTGTTGTCGGAATTCGATTATGCGTATCGATATTCAGCTGCGTCAAAGGACTGATGTAAATTTTATATTTCTCATTTTCTGGAATCTCGGAAGTCAATTCTTTATTCAATCCGTGTATGCCTTCAATTACGATCGGCTGCCCTTTTTTTGCTCTGAGAATCCGCTTTCCAAAGATTTTTTTCCCTTGATGAAAATCAAAAGTCGGCAGGTCTACTTCTTCACCGGCTAAAAGTGCATTCATGTTATGATTAAAAAGAGTGAGATCTATGGCATCAATATCCTCAAAATTATATTCTCCATTCTCGTCCACCGGAGTCTGGTTTCTTTCTAGGAAGTAATCATCCGTTCCCATATAAAGCGGCTTTAATCCATTGACTCTAAGCTGAATGCAAAGGCGCTGAGCAAACGTTGTTTTTCCGGAAGAAGATGGGCCCGCAATTAATATGATTCGTTTCCCATCCTGCGTTATTTCATCTGCGATTTCAGCAATTTTTTTCTCATGTAAGGCTTCCGAAATTTGAATAACTTCTTTATAACTTCCATCGCTTACTTTTTCGTTCAGATCCTGCACATAGTTGATTTCCATCAATCTTGCCCATTCTCTTGCCTCACCGAAAGCACGATACAATTTTATGTCGTCACGATAAGGCGGCATCAAATTAGGAAGCTTTGGTTCCGGAAAACGGAGAAGCACACCTCTGCGGCATTTTCGCAGTTCAAAGTATTCGATATAGCCTGTGGAAGGTACCATTGATCCATAGAAGAAATTTTCAAAATCATCTAAGCTGTAAAATGGCACTTGTTCAAGCCACGGTGTATTTTCCAATAAACGCAGCTTTTGAATATAGCCGATTTCTCTTAGTTTTTCAATCGCTTTCTGTCGTGAATGCTTCCTCTTAATAATAGGAATATCCTCTTCCACGAGCTGGTGCATATGTTCTTCTACAGCCTCCAGTTCCTCCTGCGTTACATTCTGCTTCATTTGCGTAAACAAACCTTTATTCAGAGAATTTTCAATTTGAACGCGATTACTTCCTAAAACATCATATACTGCTTTTAAATATAAAAAGCTCACGCTTCTCTGATAAATTGCATTTGCAGAAGGGTCCCTCATATCTAAAAATGTTAGAGTACAAGCTTCTTCAATGACTTCACTCAAGCATACATCTGTATTATTGATCCGAGCAGCTAATATGCGATACGGTGTTTCGCTTTGAAATTTTTTTGCAAGCACTTCAATTTGTGTACCTGTTGATGTATTAAATGTAAATTTTTTATTCCCCTGGTTTAAAATTATTTTTATTTCAACATTCATACTTCTGTTTTCTCCCTTATATTATTTTTTATGACATAAAAATAACAAAATTGTTTTGTTTATTATATCATAATTTCATTTGCTATGGGAAAGATAGAAATTGAAAGGAGTGATTTTAAATGAGAAATTTAATTTTAGTTTTAGTTATCATCGGTGCTGTAAACTGGGGTCTCATTGGTTTCTTCGGTTATGATTTAGTTGGAAGCATTTTCGGAGGTCAACTTGCACTAATTAGTAGAATTATATTTGCTGTTGTAGGACTTGCTGGAATTTATGCAATTTCTTTCTTTTTCAGACCCAATAGCCATACGGTAGAATCCTAATAAAAAAAAGCTCCTACCTTAAAAGTGATTTTCGATTTTCGGAAATCACTTTTTCTATAAGGAAGGTAAATTTTTTTGTTCATATATTTCTTTTATATGTTAGAGAGCTTAAATTT
Proteins encoded in this window:
- the nhaC gene encoding Na+/H+ antiporter NhaC, coding for MEDKVKKQPRPAKLHEALFSFIMLIVVMAVGIMIFEVDPHIPMFIGVIGASLVALYIGYDWTAIEQSMIDGISRAMQAIMILAIIGMLIGVWLLAGVVPSMIYYGLKILSPQIFLVAAVLICSITSLATGTSWGTMGTMGIALMGIAHGLGIPEGIAAGAIISGAYFGDKMSPLSDTTNLAPAMAGTDVFTHIKFMMKPTITTYVITLIFFGIMGMKFSASGNTADVSAIDTLIDGLHSQFHISPLLLIPPIIVIGAIAMKVPAIPGITLGIISGAIMAPIFQGGTADFGAILTVARNGYVSSTGIESLDSLLSAGGLMNMMSSISLTLLAMMFGGIMEMTKQLEVIVAQLLKLVHSAFGLVALVLGTCILSNATMPEQYISIVLPGRMYAQAFKEKGLHPKTLSNALESSGTVTSALIPWNTCGVYITTVLGVTTSQYFGFAIFNYMMPIVTLLLAIPKITIAYMTDEEKAASAA
- a CDS encoding GrpB family protein translates to MTIEELWRLFPIYLTEHNSSWMRWYAEELCTLKRILPMSQIRRIAHIGSTAVHTIWAKPIIDILIEVQNADIDRISKILTDNGYLCMSESSERISLNKGYTINGFAERVFHLHVRNIGDHDELYFRDYLLSHSEVAKKYEAIKLKLWKKYEYNRDAYTEGKTTFVKEYTDQAKIEYKGRYD
- a CDS encoding nucleoside kinase: MNVEIKIILNQGNKKFTFNTSTGTQIEVLAKKFQSETPYRILAARINNTDVCLSEVIEEACTLTFLDMRDPSANAIYQRSVSFLYLKAVYDVLGSNRVQIENSLNKGLFTQMKQNVTQEELEAVEEHMHQLVEEDIPIIKRKHSRQKAIEKLREIGYIQKLRLLENTPWLEQVPFYSLDDFENFFYGSMVPSTGYIEYFELRKCRRGVLLRFPEPKLPNLMPPYRDDIKLYRAFGEAREWARLMEINYVQDLNEKVSDGSYKEVIQISEALHEKKIAEIADEITQDGKRIILIAGPSSSGKTTFAQRLCIQLRVNGLKPLYMGTDDYFLERNQTPVDENGEYNFEDIDAIDLTLFNHNMNALLAGEEVDLPTFDFHQGKKIFGKRILRAKKGQPIVIEGIHGLNKELTSEIPENEKYKIYISPLTQLNIDTHNRIPTTDARLIRRIVRDKQFRGYSAQHTIKLWPKVRAGEDKNIFPFNGEADVLFNSAHIYELSVLKKYAEPLLKAIAPEEVEYSVACRLLQLLRFFKTVENDSMIANHSIIREFIGGSIFVD
- a CDS encoding DUF378 domain-containing protein translates to MRNLILVLVIIGAVNWGLIGFFGYDLVGSIFGGQLALISRIIFAVVGLAGIYAISFFFRPNSHTVES